Proteins from a single region of Lentimicrobium saccharophilum:
- a CDS encoding mechanosensitive ion channel family protein yields MEKLTELVPSSGELYSLIMTYGGKLLLALITLVIGLWLIGRLKRVLRKVFEMRAYEQTLQQFLLQLISVTLKILLLISVISMIGVQMTSFIALLGAAGLAFGMALSGTLQNFAGGVMLLILKPFKVGDYIEAQNYAGTVEEIQIFHTILHTPDKKTIIIPNGPLSNGSAVNYSTSPLRRVDWTFGIGYTDNIDKAKELILDLLQRDQRILQDPAPFTGVISLGDSSVNIVTRAWVNSGNYWDVFFEINELVKKTFDAQGVSIPFPQRDVHIIQAK; encoded by the coding sequence ATGGAAAAACTGACTGAACTTGTACCTTCTTCGGGTGAATTGTATTCACTTATCATGACTTATGGAGGCAAACTATTGCTTGCATTGATCACACTGGTTATCGGACTCTGGCTGATCGGCAGGTTGAAACGCGTGTTGAGGAAAGTATTTGAAATGCGTGCTTATGAGCAAACCCTTCAGCAATTTCTCTTGCAGTTGATTTCTGTTACACTGAAAATTTTGTTGCTGATCAGTGTGATTTCGATGATCGGGGTTCAGATGACATCATTTATTGCCCTTTTGGGAGCTGCCGGTCTTGCATTTGGAATGGCCCTTTCGGGAACCCTGCAGAATTTTGCAGGTGGCGTGATGCTGCTCATTTTAAAACCTTTCAAAGTCGGTGATTATATTGAAGCGCAGAACTATGCAGGGACTGTGGAGGAGATTCAGATATTCCATACCATCCTGCATACGCCGGATAAAAAGACAATCATCATTCCGAACGGACCGTTGAGCAATGGTTCTGCTGTCAACTATTCCACTTCTCCCTTGCGCAGGGTCGACTGGACATTCGGGATCGGTTATACGGATAATATCGACAAAGCCAAAGAACTGATCTTGGATTTATTACAGCGTGATCAGCGGATTCTGCAGGATCCCGCTCCATTCACCGGCGTTATATCACTGGGGGATAGTTCTGTAAATATTGTAACCCGCGCCTGGGTGAATTCCGGGAATTACTGGGATGTATTTTTTGAGATCAACGAACTGGTAAAGAAAACTTTTGACGCTCAGGGCGTCTCCATACCTTTTCCGCAAAGGGATGTACATATTATTCAGGCGAAATGA
- a CDS encoding alpha-L-fucosidase produces MKRITTICLSAIITSALLITNSCREQSSFYIKSVTFPVDATPQQKTNLAARVVPTPQQLAWQQMELTAFIHFGINTFTGREWGDGTESPALFNPEAFDARQWVRVLQEGGMKMLILTAKHHDGFCLWPTATTGHSVAASPWRGGKGDIVKEVKDACDAMGMKFGVYLSPWDRNAPSYGDSPRYNEMFRQQLTELLTNYGRIDEVWFDGACGEGPNGKRQEYDWASFYEVISRLQPDAVTAIKGEDVRWVGTETGYGRPTEWSVTAFAPGGRSEMAAINSQLGLNEMSADLGSRKLLEKAGNAFWYPAEVDVSIRPGWFWHEEENNQVKSLEKLADIYFNSVGMNAVLLLNVPSDTRGLIHESDAARLKEFGQWIGNTFSNNLLTGSKARKSKHAAATDGNPDTGWETGRLPEIAEFSLKQPARFDVIELKEDIRKGQRVEAFRVEASLHGKWQEIASGTTIGYKRLLKINPVETDKIRIIVSESRGKANIAETGLYLSASFNGRDF; encoded by the coding sequence ATGAAACGAATCACGACCATTTGCCTGTCAGCAATAATTACTTCAGCCCTGCTGATCACAAATTCCTGCAGGGAGCAATCCTCTTTTTATATTAAATCCGTGACTTTTCCTGTGGACGCAACACCGCAACAGAAGACTAACCTGGCCGCCCGGGTTGTGCCAACGCCGCAACAACTTGCCTGGCAACAGATGGAATTAACGGCTTTTATTCACTTCGGCATCAACACCTTTACCGGCCGCGAATGGGGCGACGGTACCGAATCACCGGCCCTGTTCAATCCGGAAGCATTTGATGCCCGGCAATGGGTCAGGGTACTGCAGGAGGGCGGAATGAAAATGCTGATCCTCACTGCAAAACATCACGATGGATTCTGCCTTTGGCCCACCGCAACTACCGGTCATTCAGTTGCCGCCTCACCATGGCGCGGAGGCAAAGGGGATATTGTAAAAGAAGTGAAAGATGCTTGTGATGCCATGGGAATGAAGTTTGGGGTTTACCTCTCGCCCTGGGACAGGAATGCCCCCTCCTATGGCGACTCTCCGCGATATAACGAAATGTTCAGGCAACAGTTGACTGAACTCCTCACCAATTACGGCCGGATAGACGAAGTCTGGTTCGACGGCGCCTGCGGTGAAGGGCCCAATGGCAAGCGTCAGGAATATGACTGGGCATCGTTTTATGAAGTTATCTCACGGCTCCAGCCCGATGCTGTTACGGCCATTAAAGGCGAAGATGTGCGTTGGGTGGGCACTGAAACAGGTTATGGCAGGCCCACAGAGTGGAGTGTAACGGCTTTTGCACCCGGAGGCCGGTCCGAAATGGCAGCGATCAACAGTCAGCTGGGATTAAATGAGATGAGCGCAGACCTCGGAAGCCGGAAACTCCTGGAAAAAGCAGGAAACGCTTTCTGGTATCCGGCCGAAGTTGACGTCTCCATCCGCCCCGGCTGGTTCTGGCACGAAGAGGAAAACAATCAGGTAAAATCACTTGAAAAACTTGCTGACATCTATTTCAATTCTGTCGGTATGAATGCAGTATTACTCCTTAACGTTCCTTCGGATACCCGGGGACTGATACACGAATCGGATGCCGCACGGCTGAAAGAGTTCGGCCAATGGATCGGCAATACTTTCAGTAACAATCTGCTGACAGGGTCAAAAGCCCGCAAAAGCAAACATGCCGCCGCAACAGACGGAAACCCTGATACCGGCTGGGAAACAGGCCGCTTGCCTGAAATCGCGGAATTCAGTCTGAAACAGCCTGCCCGGTTTGATGTGATTGAGTTAAAAGAAGATATCCGCAAAGGACAAAGGGTCGAAGCCTTCCGTGTGGAGGCATCCCTTCATGGCAAATGGCAGGAAATTGCTTCAGGTACAACCATTGGTTACAAGAGATTGCTGAAAATCAATCCGGTTGAAACAGACAAAATCCGTATCATCGTGTCTGAATCACGCGGAAAAGCTAACATTGCCGAAACCGGGCTTTATCTGTCTGCCAGCTTCAACGGAAGGGATTTTTGA
- a CDS encoding glycoside hydrolase family 2 protein, whose protein sequence is MRSYMLFKIKHPAWILSAAFFLSGLHLTVAQQQVSPAFSTAGFYTIPETGREVFSMNPVWRFFRGDAADAYRPDYADTSWQVVHLPHGIEVLPEEASGGVNYQGVAWYRKHFEVPEGLEGKKLFLHFEAIMGKSVIWLNGQELNSHYGGYLPAVVDITEFVNHDGYNVIAVKADNSDDPEYPPGKPQDMLDFCYFGGIYRDCWLIAHNKTYITDPNYDGIEARGGLFISFGQISEQRAEVLLQLHIKNELRQRFSGKAVFRLKTGDGQMVGQSVKRLGISPGKDQTVSGRIEVIEPSLWLPEAPYLYNLEVLVLDAQGRPVDGYMQKTGIRSIEFRGSDGLWLNGKLYPQPLIGANRHQDFALIGNALPNSVHWRDAKKLRDAGLKVVRNAHYPQDPAFMDACDELGLFVIVNTPGWQFWNENPVFEERIYQNIRDMIRRDRNHPCVLMWEPVLNETWYPEHFARNTRDLVLAEYPFRYCYTVCDAEARGNEYFPVLYAHPRDGDADRALKHTDPSKTYFTREWGDNVDDWNSHNSPSRVHRSWGESAMLTQAQHYAHPPYTYTSLHTLYQTGRQHVGGCLWHPFDHNRGYHPDPFYGGIMDAFRQPKTSYHLFRSQQNPAESGPMVYIAHEMTPFSPDDITVYSNCETVRLTIGATGQVLEQDRTEKSAGLPYPPFVFKDSYRFMDDKVLAMDNQHVKVYLQAEGIIGGKVVATQHKLPARRPSRLLLRADNENMPLLAGGSDCVTVIAFVADDYGNIKRLNNEDILFEIAGEGSLIGNSQTGINPAKVNWGTAAALVRSGLNPGTIIVKASVIPSGGHKPLSAILEIKTYEPYHRQVFDQQTAGMQKSRQDTVNSNIDGTREELQLENERLRRELNLIKLKEVERQQKEFGEKPE, encoded by the coding sequence ATGAGGTCATATATGCTTTTCAAAATAAAACATCCGGCCTGGATACTGTCAGCAGCATTTTTCCTCTCCGGACTTCATTTAACCGTTGCACAACAGCAGGTTTCGCCCGCTTTCAGCACTGCAGGATTTTATACCATACCAGAAACGGGCAGGGAGGTGTTTTCCATGAATCCGGTATGGCGGTTTTTCAGGGGAGATGCAGCGGATGCCTATCGGCCTGATTATGCCGATACATCCTGGCAGGTTGTACATCTTCCGCACGGCATTGAGGTGCTGCCTGAAGAAGCCAGCGGTGGTGTCAATTATCAGGGTGTTGCCTGGTACCGTAAACATTTTGAAGTGCCCGAAGGACTTGAGGGAAAGAAATTATTTCTCCATTTTGAGGCCATCATGGGCAAATCCGTTATCTGGCTGAACGGACAAGAACTCAATAGTCATTACGGAGGTTATCTTCCGGCGGTTGTTGATATAACTGAATTTGTGAACCATGACGGCTATAATGTCATTGCAGTAAAAGCTGATAACTCCGACGATCCGGAATATCCGCCCGGAAAGCCTCAGGATATGCTGGATTTCTGTTATTTCGGGGGCATTTACCGCGATTGCTGGCTGATTGCGCACAATAAAACATATATTACCGATCCCAATTATGACGGCATAGAAGCCAGAGGCGGGCTGTTCATCAGTTTTGGCCAGATCTCGGAACAGAGGGCCGAAGTACTGCTGCAGTTGCATATTAAGAATGAGCTCCGGCAACGGTTCAGCGGTAAGGCGGTTTTCAGGTTAAAAACCGGCGATGGACAAATGGTGGGTCAGTCGGTTAAACGGTTGGGAATTTCCCCGGGAAAAGACCAGACAGTATCAGGAAGGATTGAAGTAATCGAACCATCCCTTTGGTTACCCGAAGCACCATATCTATACAATCTTGAGGTGCTGGTATTGGACGCACAAGGCCGGCCGGTGGATGGTTATATGCAAAAAACCGGAATCCGCAGCATTGAATTCAGGGGCAGCGACGGGCTGTGGCTGAACGGCAAGCTTTATCCGCAGCCGCTGATCGGCGCCAACCGCCACCAGGATTTCGCGCTGATCGGGAACGCCTTACCCAATTCAGTTCATTGGAGGGATGCAAAAAAGCTCCGTGATGCCGGGCTGAAGGTGGTCCGTAATGCCCACTATCCGCAGGATCCGGCCTTTATGGACGCCTGCGACGAACTGGGCCTGTTCGTCATTGTTAACACGCCCGGCTGGCAATTCTGGAATGAAAATCCTGTATTTGAAGAGCGCATCTACCAAAATATCAGGGACATGATCAGGCGCGACCGCAACCACCCCTGTGTGCTGATGTGGGAGCCGGTACTGAATGAAACCTGGTATCCTGAGCACTTTGCCCGGAATACCCGTGATCTTGTATTGGCAGAATACCCTTTCCGCTATTGCTACACGGTATGTGATGCCGAAGCCCGGGGCAATGAATACTTTCCGGTGCTTTATGCGCACCCGCGCGATGGCGATGCCGACCGGGCACTCAAACATACTGATCCGTCGAAAACATACTTCACACGCGAATGGGGTGACAATGTAGATGACTGGAATTCGCACAATTCGCCAAGCAGGGTTCACCGGAGCTGGGGCGAATCGGCCATGCTGACGCAGGCGCAGCATTATGCGCACCCGCCATACACGTATACCAGCCTGCACACACTTTATCAGACCGGGCGGCAACATGTGGGCGGATGCCTCTGGCACCCTTTCGACCATAACAGGGGTTACCATCCTGACCCGTTTTACGGAGGGATTATGGACGCTTTCAGGCAGCCCAAGACATCGTATCACCTTTTCAGATCCCAGCAAAACCCGGCTGAAAGCGGCCCGATGGTTTATATTGCCCATGAAATGACGCCGTTTTCGCCGGATGATATTACCGTTTACAGCAATTGCGAAACCGTGAGGCTCACCATAGGCGCAACCGGTCAGGTACTTGAACAAGACCGCACAGAGAAATCAGCCGGGCTGCCCTATCCGCCTTTTGTTTTCAAAGACAGTTACCGTTTTATGGATGACAAAGTGCTGGCTATGGACAATCAGCATGTAAAAGTTTACCTGCAGGCCGAAGGAATCATTGGCGGCAAAGTAGTTGCTACCCAACATAAATTACCTGCCCGCAGGCCTTCCAGATTGTTGCTCCGGGCCGATAACGAAAACATGCCGTTGCTTGCCGGGGGCTCTGATTGCGTAACCGTGATTGCTTTCGTAGCCGATGATTACGGAAATATCAAGCGGCTTAACAATGAGGATATCCTTTTCGAAATTGCCGGTGAGGGAAGCCTTATCGGAAACAGTCAGACCGGCATCAATCCGGCTAAAGTGAACTGGGGGACTGCCGCTGCGCTGGTCCGCTCCGGACTGAACCCCGGAACTATCATTGTAAAGGCTTCCGTGATTCCGTCGGGCGGCCACAAACCACTGAGCGCCATCCTGGAGATCAAAACCTATGAACCTTACCACCGGCAGGTTTTCGACCAGCAAACAGCCGGAATGCAAAAATCACGGCAGGATACGGTTAACAGCAACATTGACGGGACCCGGGAAGAACTGCAGCTTGAAAACGAAAGACTGCGCCGTGAACTTAACCTGATAAAACTTAAAGAAGTGGAACGGCAGCAGAAAGAATTCGGCGAAAAACCGGAATAA
- a CDS encoding sialidase family protein, which translates to MLTTAFSRNGESLIRQFHDRYAGTGTCNRFPGILSEKQIQYFLAHIRPDTAESCQTCINRHTGNGKVTGDGTVKVKAVYKKVPLFINRHNPGIITLEINSSADENNLKSIKINYSRGSDVHIIDSVLVYIQETGKDEAAARKLFAVTGKATKSLFPVAGEKPSGKSSIYHFGFILKDGIRLEQSFGIESVDLTYSLTGKMRIPSGTAFRYRPALVLRGAGQDHVHTCRIPGLITTNAGTLIAIYDIRYNNSKDLQEDIDIGMSRSTDGGQTWEPMKVIMDMGEWGGRPERLNGTGDPCILYDHFTGTLWVAALWMSSSHHEKMLWWDSKPGMAPEETGQFILTKSTDDGISWSDPVNITSQIKDPSWQLLLAGPGRGLTLSDGTLVFPAQYKSDLGVQALDGGQYTCQSTIVYSTDKGKTWKIGKGAKPNTTEAQAVELSDGSIMLNMRDDLNRTVKDEGNGRAVAISRDLGKNWTLHPSSNHALTEPNCMASLISANVKAGRKTIPVLFFSNPSHASERKNMTIKASTDEGNTWPPENQILLNEETGFGYSCLTITKDKCVGILYEGDRELFFQKIPVAEINIR; encoded by the coding sequence ATGTTGACCACCGCCTTTTCGCGAAACGGTGAAAGCCTTATCAGACAATTTCATGACAGGTATGCAGGCACCGGCACATGTAATCGGTTTCCCGGGATTCTTTCAGAAAAGCAGATACAGTATTTTTTGGCGCATATCAGGCCGGATACTGCGGAAAGCTGCCAGACTTGCATAAACAGGCATACCGGAAATGGCAAAGTTACTGGTGATGGAACGGTAAAAGTGAAAGCAGTATATAAAAAAGTCCCGCTGTTTATCAATCGCCATAATCCCGGGATCATTACCCTGGAGATAAATAGCAGCGCGGACGAAAACAACCTGAAGTCCATAAAAATTAATTACTCCCGCGGAAGCGATGTGCACATCATCGACTCCGTTCTCGTTTATATACAAGAAACCGGGAAAGACGAAGCGGCAGCCAGAAAGTTATTTGCGGTCACAGGTAAGGCAACTAAATCCCTGTTCCCCGTTGCCGGAGAGAAACCGTCCGGGAAAAGCAGCATTTACCATTTCGGATTTATCCTGAAAGACGGTATCAGGCTTGAGCAAAGTTTTGGAATCGAATCCGTTGATCTTACTTATTCGTTAACAGGGAAAATGCGGATACCTTCAGGAACCGCGTTCCGATACCGGCCTGCACTGGTGCTCAGGGGCGCCGGTCAGGACCATGTGCACACCTGCCGTATCCCCGGATTAATCACCACAAATGCCGGCACCCTGATAGCCATATACGATATCCGTTACAACAACAGCAAAGACCTTCAGGAAGACATCGACATCGGCATGAGCCGCAGTACCGATGGCGGACAAACCTGGGAACCCATGAAAGTGATTATGGATATGGGGGAATGGGGCGGCAGGCCGGAACGGCTCAACGGCACCGGCGATCCCTGCATACTTTACGACCATTTTACCGGAACCTTATGGGTCGCCGCCCTCTGGATGAGCAGTTCGCACCACGAAAAGATGCTCTGGTGGGACTCAAAACCCGGAATGGCGCCCGAAGAAACCGGGCAGTTTATCCTGACAAAGAGCACCGACGACGGAATCAGCTGGAGTGATCCCGTTAATATCACCTCCCAGATTAAAGACCCTTCCTGGCAGCTGCTCCTGGCCGGGCCGGGGAGAGGACTCACGCTCAGTGACGGAACGCTGGTATTTCCGGCTCAATACAAATCCGATCTGGGCGTCCAGGCCCTGGATGGCGGGCAGTACACCTGCCAGTCGACCATTGTTTACAGCACCGACAAGGGAAAAACCTGGAAAATTGGCAAAGGCGCCAAACCGAACACTACCGAGGCGCAAGCCGTTGAACTGAGTGACGGAAGCATTATGCTGAACATGCGCGATGACCTCAACCGTACGGTAAAAGATGAGGGGAACGGGCGGGCGGTAGCCATAAGCCGCGATCTTGGAAAAAACTGGACGCTTCACCCCTCTTCGAATCACGCGCTGACAGAGCCCAACTGCATGGCCAGCCTGATTTCGGCAAATGTCAAAGCCGGTCGCAAAACCATCCCCGTGTTGTTTTTCTCCAATCCTTCGCATGCTTCCGAACGTAAAAATATGACCATCAAGGCAAGTACGGACGAAGGCAATACCTGGCCTCCCGAAAACCAGATTCTTCTGAATGAAGAAACCGGATTTGGCTATTCGTGCCTGACAATCACGAAAGACAAGTGTGTAGGCATACTCTATGAGGGGGACAGGGAGTTGTTCTTTCAGAAGATACCTGTAGCTGAAATAAATATCAGATAG